In Toxoplasma gondii ME49 chromosome V, whole genome shotgun sequence, the DNA window AGAGAGCTGACCATGATTTTCACCCTGGAGAATAAGCTTGGCGTCGTCTTCGCGGCATGCGATCACCTCCTCGTCGCCGTGAGGACCCTGGAGAATCTGCAAActtccgtctgcgtcgcgggcgGGTGACCACTGGACCGGCatttcgtttttcccctGTCTCGAatttccttgttttctcgatcgaagaaggcgaagtgccttctcgcgctctgctCGCCTCGGAATCCGAGCTGCTGGAATCTGCGTTGCCGTCTGTGTCCTTCACTTGTCCGCGGAGGATAACTGTCGGAAAAGTGTCTATCTTCGCCAGTCGATTTCCCAGTAAAAAACCGTGGGACAGGCGCTGCGCGGGGGCGGCGCCGTTGTCAGCAGCTGCGGTCCGCAGGAAGTCAGTCTTTTCGCGGGGCGAAAAAAAATTGCTCCAGTTCGCTGGACGACGCACTACGGAGACTCCGTTCTGAGGAACAGACGGTGAACGTACTCATTCGCGTGCGGACGAACTTCCCTTCGCTTCGATTCTTCGCGTCCGCCACGATTTCTTCCCGGAAAGAGCCGCCAAACGGCCAAATAGAAGAATGACCCTCGTGCGCTGCCTCCAAGAACAGCCGCTGCGACGAGACGCTGTGCCCAGATGTACTACACCGGAGGGCGAGGGGTTCGGAAGATCGGACGCAAAGCGTTGAGCaaaacgttttctctcgggCTCTGAGGAGGTTCGCTAAACAAACCGTTCAAATTCGAAAGTGAAACGGCGTAGAACGCATGCTTGACGCCTGCACGGAGAGTGCACTCAAAACATCCACAGACAGCGGAAAGGGCCGGCGAGTCCTCAACAAGAAGCGTCGTTGTGTCTGGACGTTTAGGGAGTGGGAAATCGAAAAAACAGCCCGCAGAAGTCAACATGTTCAGCATCGCGAGACTCGATGTGGCAAATCGCAATGGGACTGGCGGTCGgcatgcgcgcatgcgcgcatgcgcagcgGTCCGGCGGAAAAGCCGGGCCGCCACCGACTGAAAAAGCGTCTCCCGCACGACAGGAGACTCGTAGATTTCTACATTTCGTTCTTCCCCTTAAACAAAGACAGCCGTGGGATCTCTTCTGCCGCCAGCGGTTCGTACATCTCAAAGTCGGCACCTTCGCGGTTCGCGTTCCGCCCCGGAACTGCTGCTCTCTGCGGATTTGTGCTGGATACCGAGGCGGCCCAAGATAGGTATGTCTTGATCTGCATATGCATTGTCCCCGGctctttgtctgtctcttttctagGATTGTGCCGGGGGTACGACCCCCTCGCAGCTGCGCCGTAGACCTTTGCCGGCCATTTGCTCTCGTCGACTTGTGCCGTCTCCCGGCGTCTGGCCAAGACCCTTGCTGTCGCGTTTTCGTGAACACAGTGGCAAGAAGAGTCACCTGCGaactttctttcctctggcttcttctcttcaggtCGCACATCTCCTACTTGGTCTCACTCTTTTCCTTCGTAGTGCCCCTTCCTGTCCACGGACCTCCAAGTcgctttcgcctttccttcgtacctctccttcttccttgcaCTTCCTCCACACTGCCTGTTCCAGCATCCTACCGCGCCTGcctccctctcgtctctttctcttcttctgcctttctctcctctctgcctctccactcCTTTCCTTGCTGGCGGTGTCCTCTGTAGTGGCGCTCGCTCTCAGACAGCAACCATGGCTGTGCCAGCGGCCGTCTTGTCTCAGCTGCGTCAGCAGTGGAGTGTGAACTTCAAGCCGGAGGCATTGGAACTCCTTCCGATCCTGCTCGCCGACGCATGCGACGACTCCGCGTCAGGGGGGTCGCGGGCGGCCTCCGGGTCTGTCTCACTCCAGACTTTGCAGCGCTTCCTGCTGACTTCGGATCTGCGgagtctccgtctctcgccaCCGCTGCCCGAAGGCTTTCTCGCACAGAAGACATCGTCGGCACTCGCGGCGCCGCTCTTCCTCATGCTGCTCTCCTCCCGGGACATCACGCTGCCCtcgaaggaaggcgaagaagacttcCGCTCGGCCGCTGCCGCCCCGTGCTACCGAGGCCACAAACGCCGGATGCTGCTGCTGAAACTGACTGACGGCgcggggtgtacgtacaccgcgaTCGAGCACCACTTCTGCCGGCAGCTGGACGTGCCGCTGGTGCCGGGCTTGAAGATGCTGGTCGCCGCGGGGACGCGCGTCACCAACGGATTGCTTCTCCTCGAACCTGCGACGGTTCAGGTTCTGGGCGGGGCTGTGGCGAGTCTGGAGAGCGCCTTCAAGCTTCGCGAGCATGTCCAGCAGGCGCGCCTGCACaggaaggcggagagcgAGGCTCCTGGCCGAGAGGCTGGAACGGgcaaggaagacgagggcCCCCCGCGCTTCCTGCCCTTCTCCTACgccgcagcgaagaaggcgctcgAGGCCGGCAAGGAGGTCGTGGCGGCGGCGCTCGAAagccagcagaagaagagcagccgCGAGAAGGCCCAGAGTGCGCGACGCGGCGAGGACCGCGAGGACGCGAGAAAGGCCATGCAGCAGctgaaggacgagagacatGCAGGCGAGAGCGGCAGCAAACTGGAGAGGTTCCAGCAACAGGCCGAGCCGAAGAAAGCCGCCGTCCAAGCTCTCGTTGTGAACCAGGCGGCGAGaggccgcggagacagaagacctGCGCGCGAGGAGGGCGAGGGGGCGTCGCCGAGAGGCCGAGGCGGCCGGGGCTtcggaggcagaggaagaagaaagagagacaacgactTCGAAAATGAAGGTCTGTACATGAAAGACTCCAAGGCACCCGTCGCCTACAACCTCCTCGATCTGATCTGCAAGGAAAAACCGAGCGCGGCGATGGACAGCGAGCAGGCACCCGAGCGATACGAAAGGCCTGCGGTGTCCATGGGTGTTGTCTCCACACCCCACAGACCACCCGCTGCCTCCAAACTGGATTCGCGCGAAACtgacagaggcagagcgacaggCTCGGTGCCCCAGCCGAACCGGGGCGGCCGCGGTAGGGGACGAAACCGCGGAGGCGGTTTCGGAGGAGAGAGTTCTCCACAAGGTGGACATGTCgaaggaacgagaggcgGTACTTTCTTCTCGTACTACTACGCTGAAGACCCTGCATCAAAGCAGCTTTCGTCACATGCGCCATCCCATCACAGAAGCTCTCCAGGTGGTGGACATTCTCCCTACAACGCTTCAGCTCCTCacccgttttcttctccctcgccttctccatcGTACCCCGCCCAGTCTGGCTCTGCCCACGCTTCGCTGTCGCATGTACAAGCCGGTGGTGCCGTTGGGAGGGATCTGGCAGCCGCGGCTTTTCCTTCTACGGTCGGTCCTGAGCAGCTACGCGGCgcccgagagagagggagaggagggccGCGGGGACGAGGCGGGGGCCGGGGACGAGGCGGCGGgggaagggggaagagagagttTCAGAGTGAACGAGGTTTTTGAAGTCTGAGTGTGTGTCTCGGAGCTAAGAATGAGGAGCGGGACCGGTAAACCACGAGAGGAAGTTTGACGGAGAGACTCGGGCTTGGATACCTGCTCGGAGTGCATCAGGGGAAGCGCCGGTTTTAGTCAGTGGCGTGTCGATGAATTGACCGCAGCACTGGCAGCTGTCACGGCTGTCACTGGTGTATTTCGAGAAGAgggtttcctctctgttgaACAGAATGGCTTGTCAGAAATGGAGTCAGTGGAAAGGATCCGTGCGGTAGCTGCGCTGGGGATGGATGAGAACCGCTTACGTGACTCGCGAGGTGACTTTTTATGGAGTTGTGCGCTTGTAAGCACAATTGCGGTTCGCGACATTCGCCGATCCCCCGTTATGCGTTATGACGGTTCCGAGTTCGACTGGAGGAACGTAAACAGCCTTCACGGTGCATTCCACGTTGACTGGATGCCTTCTGAGGCAATGGAAACTGACAGAAATAGACGACTTTTTACGGATAACACCACACGCGCAGGCCAAAAATCCACAAACAGCGGCATTGAGGGTCTGAGGCGCCTTCGACTTGACGCTTCTGAAGGGTGATGCTGACTTCTACGGAGGATAGGGCAACCTCTTTAAAAAACACCGCTTTGTTTTGATCTCTGAAGAGGGTTTGGAAGTCCTTCTCCCAAGAACTAACACAAGTTCCTATTTCTTGGGGAGCACTCAGGATTAACATGCATCCATAGTAAATTTTGAACGAGGCGCCACTCAAACGCTTCTCCTAAGGAGGGTATCGTCCCGAGTTCCGCGTGCACAGCATGGCAATCGTAGCAGAACTGCGAAAGGCGACGTGCAGGGGAACACTCGGATTTTAAAGTAGTGCTTCGAAGTTCAGACGATACATTTTTGAAAGGCCCACTCCAACCTGGGGAAACTTTCACGTGTGGAAGACTCATTCGCTGGACGGGAATCGCCGCACAGACTTCGCCTCCTCTACACATCCTTACAAGATGCTATAAATGGGAGATGCGTGCTAATTTTTTGCCTTAAGTCTCCAGCGATGCCATCAGCGTAACTCGAAGAAAACCGATGTGCACGCAAACACATATCTGATGATCCAGCCAGAACGACATGCTCGATCTCAGACGGCTCAGCGGCAAAAAGTGAAAACTAAAACGCGGGTCTCTTCTAAATTAGCATTCTCCTGCAAGAGATCCAATGTGCTGCCAGTGTTTAGGTCTCATCAGACAGGCAGCAACCCCCTGCAGCGACACTAAAGTGGCTACCGGAGATTCCACGACACTGGATGCTCGCCACTTCTGCTTTTCAGTAATTCATGTATTGATGTGACTCTATTGATTTAAAACCAAGAAAAATTGTGCGTGTCGCACGCGCTGGGGTCGTGGTAGGGATCGGGAATGGCTGTCTGTGGTGACAAAACTGATTCTCAGATGCCATCCATGTACGGCACCGCTGACGCTTAACAAATATGAGATCTCAGGTTTGAGCTTGCGAGCGCTGAGCTTCAGACGCGATTTCTCACCGCGCAAATGCGCGTGTTCACTTTCGTAGGAGCTGCACAAACGCTTGCTTGGAAATGAGGCTTCTTCGGCATTTCGCGTCTGCGCTATATCCTGCCAAGAGGGCTCTGCGCTATACGGGTATGCGTTTGAGTCTGCCaagtttctctgtttcgttaCTCCGGGCATTGCCGTGTCTTGTGTTTCTTCACTATACATTTCACATCTCCTTTTTGGCTGGTACTTTTTGAGTCAACAGATACGCAGAACCCAATTTCGTTAATTCTGGATATGTATAGGAATTGAGTGAGTCCACAACCGGAAACGCTACAGGCTCAGGTTGCGAAGAGGACGCAAAAAAGTTGGGAAAATGGCGATGTTTTCAACGCCCAAGCGATTCGCGGATATCAGGGAAAGACAAGCCAGGGCAGCCCCCAGCTCTGACGCTGGATTGCAGCACTTGGTAtgtctgcatatatatttatgcatggacatacacacatgtatatatataaatatatctgATATACCTGTATACAGCGAATATCCTAAAGTATAAGAGTATGCTTGACTTATGCAGCAACGCATACAGGAGTCATGTTTCCCGATCGTGTCCTCTCTCCTGGCGGATTTTTCTTAGTCGACTGGTGCCGGGAAATCGTGGACGCGGGATCCCTCCCccagacaaagaggagacacacagacggTGGACCCGTGAGGGCCGTTATTGCAATTCATGTTGAAACGAGGCAGTttaaaaagagaaaagcaccCGAAAAACGAACTGTAGAAGATCCCTCTGTCACTCGATTCACGCCACACAGAATAAGAAGGCACCTCTTTCGGTGCGTTTTCCAAAATGATTCGCGTGGTGCACCCGTCAGTTCTTCAGGTTCCCGTTACCGCTTCACAAGAAGTGAGCTTTCGT includes these proteins:
- a CDS encoding hypothetical protein (encoded by transcript TGME49_220260) translates to MAVPAAVLSQLRQQWSVNFKPEALELLPILLADACDDSASGGSRAASGSVSLQTLQRFLLTSDLRSLRLSPPLPEGFLAQKTSSALAAPLFLMLLSSRDITLPSKEGEEDFRSAAAAPCYRGHKRRMLLLKLTDGAGCTYTAIEHHFCRQLDVPLVPGLKMLVAAGTRVTNGLLLLEPATVQVLGGAVASLESAFKLREHVQQARLHRKAESEAPGREAGTGKEDEGPPRFLPFSYAAAKKALEAGKEVVAAALESQQKKSSREKAQSARRGEDREDARKAMQQLKDERHAGESGSKLERFQQQAEPKKAAVQALVVNQAARGRGDRRPAREEGEGASPRGRGGRGFGGRGRRKRDNDFENEGLYMKDSKAPVAYNLLDLICKEKPSAAMDSEQAPERYERPAVSMGVVSTPHRPPAASKLDSRETDRGRATGSVPQPNRGGRGRGRNRGGGFGGESSPQGGHVEGTRGGTFFSYYYAEDPASKQLSSHAPSHHRSSPGGGHSPYNASAPHPFSSPSPSPSYPAQSGSAHASLSHVQAGGAVGRDLAAAAFPSTVGPEQLRGARERGRGGPRGRGGGRGRGGGGRGKREFQSERGF